The following are encoded together in the Bacillus sp. V2I10 genome:
- a CDS encoding YjcZ family sporulation protein, with amino-acid sequence MGNEGSCGGFNNGFALIIVLFILLIIIGASFVGGADYGGHGYC; translated from the coding sequence ATGGGTAATGAAGGAAGTTGCGGCGGCTTCAATAACGGTTTCGCGTTAATTATCGTATTGTTTATTTTATTGATCATCATCGGTGCTTCTTTTGTCGGCGGAGCTGACTACGGCGGCCACGGCTACTGCTAA
- the metH gene encoding methionine synthase: MSDIKKQLEKKILVLDGAMGTMIQDANLSAADFGGEEYEGCNEYLTITAPEVIESIHDAYLIAKADIIETNTFGATKIVLDEYNLGHLAFELNKKAAEIAKKAAEKYSTPDWPRYVAGSMGPTTKTLSVTGGATFEELIQNYEEQTLGLIAGGADLLLLETSQDLLNVKAGFLGIKRAFEQAGKEIPLMISGTIEPMGTTLAGQDIEAFFISLEHMKPLSVGLNCATGPEFMTDHIRTLSGMAHTAVSCYPNAGLPDEEGNYHESPRSLAQKVKGFAEQGWLNIVGGCCGTTPAHITAIADAVGELEPRSVPERDPAHTVSGIEPLIYDDSMRPLFVGERTNVIGSRKFKRLIAEGKFEEAAEIARAQVKNGAHVIDICLADPDREELEDMEAFIKEITKKVKAPLVIDSTDELVIEKALSYSQGKVIINSINLEDGEERFEAVVPLIHKYGAAVVVGTIDEKGMALTAEQKLDVAVRSYELLTQKHGLNPSDIIFDPLVFPVGTGDAQYIGSAEETIKGIRLIKERLPQCLTILGVSNVSFGLPPVGREVLNAVYLYHCTQAGLDYAIVNTEKLERFASIPKDEIEMSETLLFNTNDKTLAAFTNHYRGKKKTAKKPVQSLPLEERLAQYVVEGTKEGLLADLEIALKEYATPLDIINGPLMKGMAEVGELFNTNQLIVAEVLQSAEVMKASVSFLEPHMEKKDDSGKGKILLATVKGDVHDIGKNLVDIILSNNGYKVVDLGIKVTPQDLILAVKKENPDIVGLSGLLVKSAQQMVLTAQDLKEAEISVPIMVGGAALSRKFADGKIAPQYSGPVIYAKDAMDGLSLANRIRIDPTQFKKKEAVPERTAEKKATPAVTELLEKRAALTPSPYFEPEDCRRHIIKDIELPHLIPYINMQMLIGHHLGLKGKVKEMLKNKDPKAVALKETIDELLKQGYEEKWFQPAAVYQFFPAESDGNMLHILDPETEKTVQTFEFPRQSKLPHRCISDYIRPKDENKQRDYVSFFAVTAGKKVREIANRFKEQGDYLKSHVVQALALELAEGLAERTHQLIRDQWGFPDPPDFTMDQRFSAKYQGQRFSFGYPACPNLDDQAKLFDLIAPEDIGVNLTEGFMMEPEASVTAIVVAHPEARYFNVLN, from the coding sequence ATGTCTGATATAAAAAAGCAGCTTGAGAAAAAAATCCTCGTTCTGGACGGAGCGATGGGCACCATGATACAGGATGCAAATCTTTCTGCAGCTGATTTCGGCGGAGAAGAATACGAGGGCTGCAATGAATATTTAACGATTACTGCACCAGAAGTCATCGAATCCATTCATGATGCTTACCTGATCGCTAAAGCAGATATTATTGAAACCAATACATTTGGCGCTACTAAGATTGTTCTTGATGAATATAATCTCGGTCACCTCGCTTTTGAGTTAAATAAAAAAGCAGCGGAGATCGCAAAAAAGGCTGCTGAAAAATATTCAACTCCTGACTGGCCGCGTTATGTTGCAGGCTCAATGGGCCCTACGACAAAAACGCTGTCTGTTACAGGCGGAGCAACGTTTGAGGAGCTTATTCAAAACTACGAGGAACAGACACTCGGCCTGATTGCAGGCGGTGCTGATTTGCTTCTTCTTGAAACGAGCCAGGACTTATTAAATGTAAAAGCAGGCTTTCTTGGCATTAAACGCGCATTTGAACAAGCAGGCAAAGAAATTCCGCTGATGATTTCAGGGACAATTGAACCTATGGGAACGACGCTTGCCGGCCAGGATATTGAAGCCTTTTTCATTTCACTTGAGCACATGAAGCCTTTATCTGTAGGTCTAAACTGTGCTACAGGACCTGAATTCATGACCGACCACATCCGGACTCTATCAGGCATGGCTCATACAGCTGTCAGCTGCTATCCTAATGCCGGCCTGCCTGATGAGGAAGGAAATTATCATGAATCTCCCCGTTCTCTTGCTCAGAAAGTAAAAGGATTTGCAGAACAGGGCTGGCTGAACATTGTCGGAGGCTGCTGCGGGACTACACCTGCACATATTACCGCCATTGCTGATGCTGTAGGCGAACTTGAGCCCCGCTCCGTTCCGGAACGCGATCCGGCTCATACTGTTTCTGGCATCGAGCCGCTTATTTATGATGATTCCATGCGTCCTCTATTCGTCGGAGAACGGACAAATGTGATTGGCTCCAGAAAGTTTAAACGACTAATAGCGGAGGGGAAATTTGAAGAAGCAGCTGAAATTGCCCGAGCTCAAGTTAAGAATGGCGCACATGTAATCGATATCTGTCTGGCTGATCCTGACCGCGAAGAATTAGAAGACATGGAAGCCTTCATAAAGGAGATTACGAAAAAAGTAAAAGCACCTCTTGTCATTGATTCAACGGATGAGTTAGTCATTGAAAAGGCACTTTCCTATTCTCAAGGGAAAGTGATCATCAATTCCATCAACTTAGAAGACGGTGAAGAGAGATTTGAAGCAGTCGTTCCTCTCATTCACAAATACGGTGCAGCTGTTGTAGTAGGAACGATTGATGAAAAAGGAATGGCGCTGACTGCTGAGCAAAAGCTTGATGTTGCTGTCCGTTCATATGAGCTGCTGACTCAAAAACACGGGTTAAATCCATCAGATATCATCTTTGATCCGCTTGTATTCCCTGTCGGAACAGGAGACGCGCAATATATCGGCTCAGCTGAAGAAACGATAAAGGGCATCCGCTTAATTAAAGAACGATTGCCGCAATGCCTGACAATCCTTGGAGTCAGCAATGTATCCTTCGGCCTTCCTCCTGTTGGACGAGAAGTACTGAACGCCGTCTATTTGTATCATTGCACTCAGGCAGGACTTGATTATGCAATTGTTAATACGGAAAAGCTTGAACGATTTGCATCGATTCCAAAAGACGAAATTGAAATGTCAGAAACTCTTCTTTTCAATACGAATGACAAGACATTGGCTGCCTTTACAAATCACTACAGAGGCAAAAAGAAAACCGCAAAAAAACCGGTTCAGTCTCTTCCTTTAGAAGAACGCCTTGCTCAATATGTCGTCGAGGGTACGAAAGAAGGACTCCTTGCAGATCTTGAGATTGCCTTAAAAGAGTACGCAACACCGCTGGATATAATAAATGGTCCTCTTATGAAAGGCATGGCTGAGGTAGGAGAGCTGTTTAATACAAACCAGCTGATTGTTGCTGAAGTGCTGCAAAGCGCAGAGGTCATGAAAGCATCCGTCTCCTTTTTAGAGCCTCACATGGAAAAAAAGGATGACAGCGGAAAAGGCAAAATTCTGCTTGCTACGGTAAAAGGAGATGTTCATGATATCGGTAAAAATCTAGTCGATATCATCTTGAGCAACAATGGCTACAAGGTAGTAGACTTAGGCATAAAAGTGACACCTCAGGACTTGATTCTGGCTGTCAAAAAAGAAAATCCCGATATCGTCGGACTCTCAGGTCTTCTTGTAAAATCCGCGCAGCAAATGGTTTTGACTGCACAGGATTTAAAAGAAGCTGAAATCTCAGTGCCAATCATGGTTGGCGGTGCTGCTTTATCCAGAAAATTTGCTGACGGAAAAATTGCACCGCAGTACAGCGGACCTGTAATTTACGCCAAGGACGCAATGGATGGACTGTCCCTTGCAAACAGAATCAGAATAGATCCAACACAATTTAAGAAAAAAGAAGCCGTTCCTGAAAGAACTGCTGAAAAGAAAGCAACTCCAGCCGTAACAGAATTGCTGGAAAAAAGGGCTGCGCTCACTCCCTCACCTTATTTTGAGCCGGAGGATTGCAGGCGGCATATTATTAAAGATATCGAACTGCCGCATCTGATTCCTTACATTAACATGCAGATGCTGATTGGCCATCATCTTGGCCTAAAAGGAAAAGTAAAGGAAATGCTTAAAAATAAAGATCCAAAAGCTGTTGCCTTAAAAGAAACAATAGATGAGCTTCTTAAACAGGGCTACGAGGAAAAATGGTTTCAGCCTGCAGCCGTCTATCAATTTTTCCCTGCAGAATCAGATGGCAATATGCTGCATATTCTGGATCCTGAAACGGAAAAAACCGTGCAGACATTTGAATTCCCAAGGCAATCAAAGCTGCCGCACCGCTGCATATCCGATTATATCCGCCCAAAAGATGAGAACAAACAAAGAGATTATGTCTCCTTCTTTGCGGTAACCGCTGGAAAAAAAGTAAGGGAAATTGCCAACCGTTTTAAAGAGCAGGGAGATTATTTAAAAAGCCATGTTGTACAGGCGCTGGCACTCGAGCTTGCCGAAGGCCTTGCAGAACGGACTCACCAGCTGATCCGTGACCAATGGGGCTTTCCTGATCCTCCGGATTTCACAATGGATCAGCGCTTTTCTGCCAAATATCAGGGTCAGCGTTTTTCTTTCGGATACCCAGCCTGTCCGAATCTGGATGATCAGGCGAAATTATTTGACCTCATAGCTCCGGAAGATATTGGCGTGAACTTGACGGAAGGCTTTATGATGGAGCCGGAAGCGTCAGTAACGGCAATCGTTGTCGCCCATCCTGAAGCTAGATATTTCAATGTATTGAACTAA
- a CDS encoding phosphotransferase family protein encodes MTALDNTRVIIGEGSTAITYAFGENKALKVYKNHSADINYEFQVNRYLTKSGISVPVAYEIVTINGKKGIVFDRAEGNPLTSEILKSPSAALQSLKMMARLQASIHKKPAESLKLHKRSLELQIHASCLSETEKTAILDHLADLPSDKQLCHGDFHPDNVLICAGTPIIIDWADAASGHPMADLARTILILRFGGLKKDLAFWGLIRKWMCWFYIREYKKHRSFSDEECRKWELPLAAARLSESIPLHEKEKLLVIIRSHLKK; translated from the coding sequence ATGACAGCATTAGACAACACTCGGGTAATAATCGGTGAAGGATCAACAGCGATTACTTATGCATTTGGAGAAAATAAAGCATTAAAAGTTTACAAAAACCATTCAGCTGATATTAATTACGAATTTCAAGTGAACAGATACTTGACTAAGAGCGGTATCAGCGTTCCGGTAGCTTATGAGATTGTGACTATTAATGGGAAAAAAGGTATTGTCTTTGATAGGGCTGAAGGTAATCCGTTAACATCTGAAATATTGAAAAGCCCTTCAGCTGCCCTTCAAAGTTTAAAAATGATGGCAAGGCTGCAGGCGAGTATTCATAAAAAACCGGCTGAATCTCTTAAATTGCATAAGCGCTCTCTGGAGCTTCAAATCCATGCTTCATGTCTTTCTGAAACAGAGAAAACAGCGATACTAGACCATTTAGCAGACCTTCCCTCAGACAAACAGCTTTGCCACGGGGACTTTCATCCTGATAATGTCCTGATCTGTGCCGGTACTCCTATTATAATTGATTGGGCGGATGCGGCTTCTGGACATCCAATGGCTGACCTTGCGCGAACCATCCTTATTTTGAGGTTTGGAGGATTGAAGAAAGACCTGGCATTTTGGGGGTTAATTCGTAAATGGATGTGCTGGTTTTACATTAGAGAGTATAAAAAACATCGTTCATTCTCAGATGAAGAGTGCAGAAAGTGGGAGCTGCCATTAGCTGCCGCCAGACTTTCGGAATCAATTCCGCTCCATGAAAAGGAAAAGCTGCTTGTAATCATAAGGTCACACTTGAAAAAGTAA
- a CDS encoding SDR family oxidoreductase, producing the protein MSQDSQSKKTMPAQHQDVQPGHENLMNPQPEFDALQYKGSEKLLDKVAIITGGDSGIGRAVAVHYAKEGADVVISYLDEHEDANETKRLVEQEGRRCILMPGDIGEESFCGQIISETINQLGKIDILVNNAAEQHPQAGIEEISKEQLERTFKTNIFSFFYMVKAALPHLKQGSSIINTSSITAYAGNEQLIDYSSTKGAITTFTRSLSMSLVKKGIRVNGVAPGPIWTPLIPSTFDANKVSEFGADTPMGRPGQPDELAPSYVFLASNDSTYITGQMIHVNGGKIING; encoded by the coding sequence ATGAGTCAAGATAGTCAAAGCAAAAAAACGATGCCCGCACAGCATCAGGATGTACAGCCGGGTCATGAGAACTTAATGAATCCTCAGCCTGAGTTTGATGCACTTCAATATAAGGGCAGTGAGAAGCTGCTTGATAAAGTGGCTATTATTACAGGCGGAGATTCAGGAATTGGACGGGCAGTTGCAGTCCATTACGCAAAGGAAGGCGCAGATGTCGTCATTTCTTACTTAGACGAGCATGAGGATGCTAATGAAACGAAACGGCTTGTTGAACAAGAAGGCCGCAGATGTATTCTAATGCCGGGAGATATAGGCGAAGAATCTTTTTGCGGACAAATTATTTCAGAAACCATCAATCAGCTTGGAAAAATCGATATCCTTGTAAATAATGCCGCTGAGCAGCATCCTCAGGCAGGAATTGAAGAGATCTCAAAAGAACAGCTCGAACGGACGTTTAAAACGAATATTTTCTCCTTTTTTTATATGGTGAAAGCAGCACTTCCTCATTTGAAACAAGGAAGCAGCATAATCAATACGTCCTCCATTACTGCATATGCAGGCAATGAGCAGCTGATCGATTATTCATCAACGAAAGGAGCAATTACAACCTTTACAAGATCCCTTTCCATGTCACTTGTAAAAAAAGGAATAAGGGTTAACGGTGTGGCTCCTGGCCCAATTTGGACCCCTCTCATTCCATCTACTTTTGATGCAAATAAAGTTTCGGAATTTGGGGCTGACACTCCTATGGGGCGTCCCGGCCAGCCTGACGAACTTGCACCAAGCTACGTTTTCCTTGCAAGCAACGATTCTACTTATATAACGGGTCAGATGATTCATGTAAATGGCGGAAAGATTATTAACGGATAA
- a CDS encoding bifunctional homocysteine S-methyltransferase/methylenetetrahydrofolate reductase: protein MTLLNDLQKKILIGDGAMGTLLYSHGVDRCFEELNLSKPDEILNVHKAYIAAGADVIQTNTYGANYIKLSRYGLEDEVRAINRTAVQIAKKASAGNNTYILGTIGGIRAFKKNAYSLEDIKRNFREQLYLLLSEEVSGLLLETYYDLEEIKTVLEIARKETNIPIITNISLHDIGVLQDGTPLNEGLSQLEALGADVVGLNCRLGPYHMLSSLEEIPLPEKAFLSVYPNSSLPTLEEGRLVYGSGEKYFAESALAFRNQGARLIGGCCGTTPVHIEAMAAALKGLAPVTEKKVKIRKKEISVTSAAERKYPPLQEIVNKKRSLIVELDPPKKLGLDKFLKGAKALQAAGIDALTLADNSLASPRISNVAVGSIVQQTLGLRSLIHITCRDRNLIGLQSHLMGLHTLGLTDVLAVTGDPSKIGDFPGATSVYDLSSFDLISLIKQFNDGLSYSGKPLGEKTNFSVAAAFNPNVKYLDKAVKRLEKKIACGADYFISQPIYSEKQLIDVYEETKHLTVPIYIGIMPLTSSRNAEFIHNEIPGITLSDSIRERMAQAGDNREKAYQEGLAISKRLIDAAFDLFNGIYLITPFLNYELTVELTNYIHKKQIEVNERKITHV, encoded by the coding sequence TTGACACTTTTAAACGATTTACAGAAGAAGATCCTGATTGGCGACGGAGCAATGGGAACACTGCTTTACTCTCACGGAGTTGACAGGTGTTTCGAAGAATTGAATTTATCGAAGCCTGATGAAATATTAAATGTTCATAAGGCGTATATTGCAGCCGGTGCAGATGTCATTCAGACAAATACTTACGGCGCAAACTATATTAAGCTATCAAGATATGGACTTGAAGATGAAGTGAGGGCGATTAACCGTACTGCTGTTCAGATTGCTAAAAAAGCATCAGCCGGCAATAACACCTATATTCTTGGAACGATTGGCGGCATCCGTGCTTTCAAGAAAAATGCCTATTCTCTTGAGGACATTAAACGCAATTTCAGAGAACAGCTTTACCTTTTGCTCAGTGAAGAGGTAAGCGGTCTGCTGCTTGAAACCTATTATGATCTTGAAGAAATAAAAACAGTATTAGAGATCGCAAGAAAAGAAACGAATATCCCGATTATTACAAACATCTCCCTTCACGATATCGGAGTCTTGCAGGACGGAACACCCCTGAATGAAGGCCTTTCTCAGCTTGAGGCACTTGGTGCTGACGTTGTCGGTCTGAATTGCAGACTGGGTCCTTACCATATGCTTTCATCTCTTGAAGAAATTCCGCTTCCTGAAAAAGCGTTCTTATCTGTTTATCCAAACAGCAGCTTGCCGACTCTTGAGGAAGGAAGACTTGTCTATGGCTCTGGAGAAAAATATTTTGCAGAAAGCGCACTCGCCTTCAGAAATCAGGGAGCAAGACTAATCGGAGGCTGCTGCGGCACAACCCCTGTACACATTGAAGCAATGGCAGCAGCGCTTAAAGGGCTCGCTCCAGTTACAGAAAAGAAAGTAAAAATACGGAAGAAAGAGATTTCTGTCACGTCTGCAGCGGAAAGAAAGTACCCTCCCCTGCAGGAAATAGTTAATAAGAAGCGCTCTCTGATTGTAGAACTCGATCCTCCTAAAAAACTTGGACTGGACAAATTTTTAAAAGGTGCAAAAGCACTGCAAGCTGCTGGAATCGATGCCTTAACACTTGCAGACAACTCGCTTGCGTCGCCGAGAATAAGCAATGTTGCTGTAGGATCCATCGTTCAGCAAACACTTGGACTCAGGTCCTTAATTCATATTACATGCCGCGACCGCAACTTAATTGGCCTTCAATCTCATTTAATGGGTCTTCATACGCTGGGACTTACGGATGTGCTTGCGGTTACAGGCGATCCATCAAAAATCGGGGATTTTCCGGGAGCTACTTCCGTTTATGATCTTTCTTCTTTTGATTTGATCAGCTTAATCAAACAATTTAATGATGGTCTTTCTTATTCAGGAAAACCTCTTGGGGAAAAAACCAATTTTTCAGTTGCTGCTGCGTTTAATCCCAATGTTAAATATCTCGATAAAGCAGTAAAAAGACTGGAGAAGAAAATTGCCTGCGGTGCAGATTATTTCATTTCTCAGCCAATTTACTCAGAAAAACAGCTGATTGATGTTTATGAGGAAACGAAGCACTTAACCGTTCCGATTTATATCGGCATTATGCCGCTCACAAGCAGCCGCAACGCAGAATTTATTCATAACGAAATTCCGGGCATTACTCTTTCTGACAGTATTCGTGAAAGAATGGCACAGGCAGGTGATAATCGGGAGAAAGCCTATCAGGAAGGATTGGCCATCTCTAAAAGACTGATTGATGCTGCCTTTGATTTATTTAATGGAATCTACTTAATTACACCGTTTTTAAACTATGAATTAACCGTTGAACTGACAAATTACATTCACAAGAAACAAATTGAGGTTAATGAAAGGAAGATTACGCATGTCTGA
- a CDS encoding YajQ family cyclic di-GMP-binding protein codes for MAKDSSFDIVSKVDMPEVTNAITMTMKEIGTRYDFKGSKSSISLEKEEIVLVSDDEFKMDQLKDVFISKLIKRNVATRNIDYGKIEGASGGTIRQRAKLIQGIDKDNAKKINAIIKNSGLKVKTQVQDDQVRVTGKNKDDLQQVIAAVRGTDLPIDVQFINFR; via the coding sequence ATGGCGAAGGACAGTTCTTTTGATATTGTTTCAAAGGTGGATATGCCTGAGGTGACAAATGCAATTACGATGACGATGAAGGAAATCGGCACCCGCTATGATTTTAAAGGGAGCAAAAGCAGCATTTCACTTGAAAAAGAAGAGATTGTTTTAGTTTCAGATGATGAGTTTAAAATGGATCAGTTAAAGGATGTTTTTATTTCTAAATTGATTAAACGCAATGTAGCGACACGAAATATTGATTACGGAAAAATCGAAGGTGCATCGGGCGGAACGATTCGCCAGCGCGCTAAGCTGATTCAGGGTATTGATAAGGATAATGCAAAAAAGATTAATGCCATTATTAAAAATTCCGGATTAAAAGTAAAAACTCAGGTTCAGGACGATCAGGTCCGTGTGACCGGCAAAAATAAGGACGACCTACAGCAGGTGATTGCAGCCGTTCGCGGAACCGACTTGCCGATAGATGTTCAATTTATTAATTTCAGATAA
- a CDS encoding manganese-dependent inorganic pyrophosphatase → MEKVLIFGHKNPDTDTICSAIAYADLKTKLGLNAEPVRLGEINGETQFALTAFGIETPRFVETVANEVSGVILVDHNERQQSVSDIDDVRVLEVIDHHRIANFETSDPLYYRAEPVGCTATILNKMYKENGVSISKEIAGLMLSAIISDSLLFKSPTCTEQDIAAARELAEIAGVDPEVYGLDMLKAGADLSDKTVAELISLDAKEFSMGDYKVEIAQVNAVDPNDVLIHKEEIEALISAVIAEKELDLFIFVVTDILINDSVALALGRETRAVEQAYDVKLVDNTAVLKGVVSRKKQIVPVITDILTSTQV, encoded by the coding sequence ATGGAAAAAGTTTTAATCTTTGGTCATAAAAATCCCGATACAGATACAATTTGCTCTGCCATTGCGTATGCTGATCTTAAAACAAAGCTAGGATTAAATGCTGAACCGGTGCGCTTAGGTGAAATCAACGGTGAAACTCAATTCGCATTAACTGCATTTGGAATCGAAACTCCCCGTTTTGTAGAAACGGTGGCAAATGAAGTAAGCGGGGTTATTTTAGTAGATCATAACGAGCGTCAGCAAAGTGTAAGTGACATTGACGATGTTCGAGTACTTGAAGTTATTGACCATCATCGCATTGCCAATTTTGAGACAAGCGATCCATTGTACTATCGTGCAGAGCCAGTTGGCTGCACAGCTACCATTTTAAACAAAATGTACAAAGAAAATGGCGTAAGCATTTCTAAAGAAATTGCTGGATTAATGCTTTCTGCCATTATTTCAGATTCTTTATTATTTAAATCTCCTACATGTACAGAGCAAGACATTGCAGCAGCCCGCGAATTAGCTGAAATTGCAGGAGTTGATCCGGAGGTCTACGGCCTTGATATGCTTAAAGCAGGTGCAGACTTAAGCGACAAAACAGTAGCTGAGCTGATTTCACTTGATGCAAAGGAATTTTCTATGGGTGACTATAAAGTAGAAATTGCGCAAGTAAACGCTGTAGATCCAAACGATGTACTAATTCATAAAGAAGAAATTGAAGCATTGATTTCCGCTGTTATCGCTGAAAAAGAATTGGATTTATTCATCTTCGTTGTAACAGACATTTTAATTAATGATTCCGTAGCATTGGCCCTTGGACGCGAAACACGTGCTGTAGAACAGGCATATGATGTAAAGCTTGTGGATAACACAGCTGTTTTAAAAGGTGTAGTTTCCCGCAAAAAACAAATCGTGCCAGTCATTACAGACATTTTAACAAGTACACAAGTTTAA